The genomic segment TGGGAAGCTCTGCCCGAGCCCAAACGCCAGTTCAACTTCTACGTCGTCGAGCCGAACGGCCAGTCCAAGGTCTTCTACATAGGTCCGCACGCACCCAATCTCAGCCCCGACGACGTACAGTTAGTGCACCGTCTCTGGCTCAACATGCGCCGCGATCCAACCGTCTCTGACCTCCATCACAGCGACATCATCACCTACGCGCTGACTCGTCTGGCCGGTCAGTACGCGCGTGAGAAAGCCGATATTCTGCGCGATATCAGGAATTACCGCGCCGCAAACCTCCCCGCTGACTCGGGGCCTCTCGGGAGTCATCAACTCGCCGGCACTCATCCAGCAGGTGATACGAACGAGCGGCACGGCGCTCCCCCTCGCAGTAATTGAATACCGCGACTGCAACCATTACCTTCGTACTCCAGAAACAGCGTACAAATGCCCCGCGCCTGGTGCCCTTTTTACTTTGTCTTAATCACCCATTGGCAGTTATTGTTATTCGCAGGTGGGCTAGCCACGGAGTTCAGATCGACAACATGGTTGGACCACTCCGAACAAGGAAACATAAAACAGGAGGAAGTCCGTGGGAGTCTCTGAAATACTTTCCCAGATCGATCGCGAAATTGCTCTGCTGCAGCAGGCACGTGCGCTGCTCGCAGGTTCCGGTGCTCAGACGAAGAAGAGCACTGCAGCTGCTGCCGCAAAACCCGCCAAGAAGAAGCGCCGCCTGAGCCCTGAAGGACGCAAGCGTATCGCCGAAGCCGTGAAACGCCGCTGGGCCGAGCAGAGAAAAGCAGCAGGCAAGTAAATTCACAGATTTAAGACAGGGCTGGCTCAATGCCAGCCCTCTTTACATCTCGACTTAAGTCTTCTGTCCCTTGTCCCCTGTCCCTGCTTTTCTATTCCCTATTCCCTGGTCCCTGTTCCCTGCCTTTTACGCCGTCTCTCCCGGCGACCAGTGCACGACCTTCACACTCGTATCCACCAGGCTTGCCAGTTCCTGAGGCGTTCCCGTCAGCATCGGGAAAGTCCCCCAGTGAATAGGAAGCACCGTCTTGCAGCCGATCAGCTTTGCCGCCATCGCGCCTTCTTTCGGATCCATCGTGAAATGCCCGCCAATCGGAAGCATAGCAATCTCGGGTTTGTATAACTCGCCGATCAGACGCATGTCTCCGAACACGCACGTATCGCCCGCGTGATAAAGCACCGGCCCTTCATCCGGAGTGATGATGAATCCGACCGCTACACCCACGTAGTGAGTCCCCGCTGCATCCTGCGCGCCTGACGAATGCTTTGCGTCCACCATTGTCACGGACATATCGTCCAGCTTTACAGTGCCGCCCAGGTTCATCCCGATCGTCTTCTCCACCCCTTGTTTTTTGATGAAGTCACTCAGCTCGTAAATCGCCACCACAGTCGACCCATGCTTCTTCGCCACTGGAGCCGCGTCCG from the Occallatibacter riparius genome contains:
- a CDS encoding metal-dependent hydrolase yields the protein MASKTGLRITWLGHATVLVETAKGTNILIDPFMQNNPKYPKDYELPSTIHYVLLSHGHGDHISDAAPVAKKHGSTVVAIYELSDFIKKQGVEKTIGMNLGGTVKLDDMSVTMVDAKHSSGAQDAAGTHYVGVAVGFIITPDEGPVLYHAGDTCVFGDMRLIGELYKPEIAMLPIGGHFTMDPKEGAMAAKLIGCKTVLPIHWGTFPMLTGTPQELASLVDTSVKVVHWSPGETA